In Marmota flaviventris isolate mMarFla1 chromosome 17, mMarFla1.hap1, whole genome shotgun sequence, a single genomic region encodes these proteins:
- the LOC114083817 gene encoding protein SET has translation MAPKRQSSLQSQTKKPKLPAAPEQANSSASLGLPKGEKEQQEAIEHIDEVQNEIDRLNEQASEEILKVEQKYNKLRQPFFQKRSELIAKIPNFWVTTFVNHPQVSALLGEEDEEALHYLTRVEVTEFEDIKSGYRIDFYFDENPYFENKVLSKEFHLNESGDPSSKSTEIKWKSGKDLTKRSSQTQNKASRKRQHEEPESFFTWFTDHSDAGADELGEVIKDDIWPDPLQYYLVPDMDDEEGEGEEEDDDDDEEEGLEDIDEEGDEDEGEEDEDDDEGEEGEEDEGEDD, from the coding sequence ATGGCCCCCAAACGCCAATCTTCGCTCCAGtctcaaacaaaaaaacccaaactgccTGCCGCCCCTGAGCAGGCGAATTCATCGGCCTCTCTGGGTTTGCcgaagggagaaaaagaacaacaagaaGCAATTGAACATATCGATGAAGTACAAAATGAAATAGACAGACTTAATGAACAAGCCAGTGAGGAGATATTGAAAGTAGAACAGAAATATAACAAACTCCGCCAACCATTTTTTCAGAAGAGGTCAGAATTGATCGCCAAAATCCCAAATTTTTGGGTAACAACATTTGTCAACCACCCACAAGTGTCAGCACTGCTTggggaggaagatgaagaggcGCTGCATTATTTGACCAGAGTTGAAGTGACAGAATTTGAAGATATCAAATCAGGTTAcagaatagatttttattttgatgaaaatccTTACTTCGAAAATAAAGTTCTCTCCAAAGAATTTCATCTGAATGAGAGTGGTGATCCATCTTCAAAGTCCACTGAAATCAAATGGAAATCTGGAAAGGATTTGACGAAACGTTCAAGTCAAACGCAGAATAAAGCCAGCAGGAAGAGGCAGCATGAAGAACCAGAGAGCTTCTTTACCTGGTTTACTGACCATTCTGATGCAGGTGCAGATGAGTTAGGAGAGGTCATCAAAGATGATATTTGGCCAGATCCATTGCAGTACTATTTGGTTCCTGATATGGATGatgaagaaggggaaggagaagaagaagatgatgatgatgatgaagaagaaggaTTGGAAGATATTGATGAAGAAGGGGATGAGGATGAAGGtgaagaagatgaagatgatgatgaaggggaggaaggagaggaggatgAAGGAGAAGACGACTAA